The Neoarius graeffei isolate fNeoGra1 chromosome 10, fNeoGra1.pri, whole genome shotgun sequence genome has a segment encoding these proteins:
- the rimoc1 gene encoding RAB7A-interacting MON1-CCZ1 complex subunit 1, whose translation MADYRRVVELERRILELDSKCAALRAEKQDDDYLQNAASVLEKLKSSYTHAGESSSLPKLLQDYTQVILDITFYEENKLVDQEFPEEISPFKIQQLLQDLTEPELLAARLAPSQEVQAVLGLELLECVYWRRGALLYMYCHTLHQRKQWIKKNKATFLKCVQEGVRYLMKMLQVRSSVKLSDGVVFHDSNTANLLTEGTLSDTHLLTMMYIGELCFWAVKYEEGGAGGVDLAQCRDDALHFRDIGTHILLKYVRVCEGPLQGQGWNTENAKEILNILQ comes from the exons ATGGCGGACTACAGGAGGGTCGTCGAGTTGGAAAGACGGATTTTGGAGTTAGACAGCAAGTGCGCTGCTCTCCGGGCGGAAAAACAAG ATGATGATTATTTACAGAACGCAGCGTCTGTGTTGGAGAAGTTAAAGAGTTCGTACACGCACGCTGGAGAGAGCAGCAGTCTGCCCAAACTACTCCAGGATtacacacaa GTGATTCTGGACATCACGTTCTATGAGGAGAATAAACTGGTGGATCAGGAGTttccagaggagatctctccgttTAAGATTCAGCAGCTGCTGCAGGACCTGACTGAACCCGAGCTGTTAGCCGCTCGCCTCGCGCCCAGCCAGGAG gtgcaGGCCGTGTTGGGTTTGGAGCTGTTGGAGTGTGTGTATTGGCGGCGTGGAGCTCTGCTCTACATGTACTGTCACACACTGCACCAGAGGAAACAGTGGATCAAGAAGAACAAGGCCACTTTCCTCAAA tgtgTTCAGGAAGGTGTGCGTTACCTGATGAAGATGCTGCAGGTGAGGAGCTCTGTGAAGCTTAGCGACGGCGTCGTCTTCCATGACTCCAACACCGCTAACCTTCTCACTGAGg gtacaCTGTCAGATACACACCTGCTGACGATGATGTATATCGGTGAGCTGTGTTTCTGGGCAGTGAAGTACGAGGAAGGCGGAGCAGGAGGTGTGGACTTGGCTCAGTGTCGAGATGACGCGCTGCACTTCAGAGACATCGGCACACACATCCTGCTCAAATACGTCCGAGTGTGTGAGGGGCCGCTACAGGGACAGGGCTGGAACACCGAGAACGCCAAGGAGATCCTCAACATCctgcaataa